In the Desulfobacterales bacterium genome, CGGCGAAAGTTGCTTGTCATAGATCCGCGGATATCCGCCTGCAAAAAGAAGGGATTCCAAAGGCTGGGACACTTGATCGGCTTGATCGAGTTCTTCATAAGAAAAGGGAAGCAAATTCAAGATGGCAACCCGGCCGGCCAGTGACTGGCTGATGCCTTCCATTAGACTAAAGTTAAAGGATCCGGTCAAAATATAAAGCCCTTCCCTGCTGGATGCATCTACCCGAGTCTGAATGTAAGAGAAAAGCTCAGGTACGCGCTGGACTTCATCCAGTATGGCTCCTTCAGGATGAGACTCCAGAAATCGACGGGGGTCGGAGACAGCAAATTCCCGCGTATCCGGATCTTCCAGGTTGACATACGCTCGATTGGGAAAAACTTCCCGTACCAACGTTGTTTTACCGGATTGGCGTGGTCCGGTAAGGGCGACCACAGGATACTGACGGGCTAACGCAATTATTTTCTCTGACATTATCCGAGGTATCATGAAACTGCTTATACCAATAATCCTTACAATCTGTCAATTGGACTTACATATTGTATGGATTCTATCTGTTTTTGTCTTTATGGCAATAAATATCAGTTTCCCACTTGAGTTGATGATTTGAGATCAAAATCATCTAATTTTAGAACGAGGTAAAATAGAAAATCAAAGGCAGGCATCTTATTTTTTTGCCACACATCCATAAATTTTCGATACAGTCTCTCCTCAAAATAGAATTCTTATCAATTATTGAAAATACTTGCTTAGAATGAGTGACGCATTGGTTCCGCCGAAACCAAAAGAATTGGTCATGGCAACTTTGACTTCCTGTTTGCGGGCTGTATGGGGAACATAATCCAGGTCACATTCTTCGCCGGGGTGATCCAGGTTTATGGTCGGGGGAATCACACCGTCATGAATCGTCAGGGCTGTGAAAACGGTTTCCACTCCGCCGGCGCCCCCCAGCAGATGCCCGGTCATGGATTTAGTAGAGCTGATGGGTATGGACTTGGCTTTTTCCTTGAATACGGTCTTTACCGCCCGGGTTTCAAAAAGGTCGTTCATCTGGGTCGAGGTGCCGTGGGCGTTGATGTACTCAACCTTATCATAACTGATTCCGGCGCTGCGAAGCGCCGCCTGCATGCACCGGGCCGCACCTTCGCCGTCCGGCGACGGCGCCGTGATATGATGCCCGTCTCCGCTCATTCCATATCCGATCATCTCGGCATAGATATGAGCCCCCCTTTCCAGCGCACCTTCAAGGGTCTCTAAAATCACAATGCCGCAGCCTTCCCCCACCACAAAACCATCCCGATCCCGGTCAAAGGGGCGGGACGCTTTTTGGGGATCTCCGTTGCGGGTCGACAGGGCCTTCATGGCATTGAACCCGGCAACGCAAGTGGGTGTAATCACGGATTCCACCCCACCGGCGATCATCGCCTCGGCCCCGCCCCTTTGAATAATGCTGTAAGCATCGCCCACGGCATGCGCGCCGGCTGCGCAGGCCGTGGCAATGGAAACATTGGGACCCTTGGCGCCGAACTGGATGGAGATCATGCCCGGAGCCATATTGCCGATCATCAGGGGAATAAAAAACGGACTGACTTTTTTGGGTCCTTTTTCATGGATGAGAACACTGTGCTCTTCCAGCCAGGAAAGTCCGCCCAGGCCGCATCCGGTAATGACGCCGACCTGATCCGCGTTGCGGCTGTCGATCACGAGGCCGGAATCATCCAGGGCCATCCGCGCTGCGGCAATGGCGTAGGAAATGAACGGCTGCATGCGCCGGGCCTCTTTTTTCGGCAAAAAATCTTCCGGATTAAAATTTTTTATCTCTCCGGCAATTTTGGTATCATACTGAGCGGTATCAAACCGGGTAATTTCACCGATACCTGATTTGCCGGCACAAATTGCCGTCCAGGTCTCATTAACGCCGATCCCCAAAGGGGTTACCAGTCCCACCCCTGTTATAACAACCCGTCTGTCCAAAAAATCCTCCTTTATCGCCATGTTGATTGCGACGGTTCAGCGCTGAAAAATATCGCCCCAAACCCAAGGAATCCCTGCAGCCTGTCCAATTCCCACCGATATGTATGGTTTCTCAAATACGATCGATAGACGCTGCCGAATTAATGCGAGTTAATGTAATCAATGGCATCTTTGACCGTTACCAGTTTCTCTGCATCCTCATCGGAAATATCGATATCAAATTCTTCTTCCATCGACATGATCAGTTCCACCAGGTCCAGCGAATCTGCCCCCAGATCATCCACAAAAGATGCTTCCGGAACCACCTCTTCCAATTCAACACTGAGCTTCTCTGCAATTATTTTTTTTACTTTATCCTCTACGGACATGAAATTTTCCTCCTTATTAGATGTACATTCCGCCACTTACGTGAATTACCTGACCCGTGATATAGGCCGCTTGTTCCGACGCCAGAAATGCAACCATATCGGCCACATCTTCCGGCTTCCCCGCCCGGCCCAGTGGAATCTGGCCGAGCATGGCATTCTTAATGTTTTCCGGCAGTGCGTCCGTCATGTCGGTTTCAATAAACCCGGGGGCGACTGCATTGACCGTAATTCCCCGGGGCGCCAGCTCCTTTGCGGCCGTCTTTGTCAGCCCGATGATCCCGGCCTTGGACACCACATAATTCGCCTGCCCGGCATTGCCGGTGACGCCGACGATGGACGCAATATTAATGATACAGCCGGAACGCTGCTTCATCATCTGTTTGGCCGCTATCCGGGTACAGTGAAATGCGCCTTTCAGATTCACATTCAAGACCGCATCCCAGTCTGCTTCCTTCATCCGGACCAGAAGACTGTCCCGGGTAATGCCGGCATTGTTGACCAGCACATCAATCCGCCCGGTTTCTTTGATGATGTTGTCCAGGAATTCCGAAACTTCCTTTTCCGAAACCACATTGACACAGGCGCTTTTAACTTCGCTTCCCAGCGCGGCAATCTCTTTTTCGGTATCTGCGGCAGCAGGATCTTCCGGATAAAAATTAAAATATATCCGGCTTTCCGGCTGCGCCATTGCAAGACATATCGCGCGTCCGATCCCCCTGGATCCGCCTGTTATTACAATCGTACGTTTGCCATCTTCCGGCATTTTTACCTCCCGAACAATCTATCCGCGACCTTATCCATGTCTCTGACAACGTTCTGGCAGCCGCAAATCAACTGGTCATGCGCCACCGCTTTCATAAAAGCCGCGGCCTCTTTTTCGTCAAAAGCGCCGGTCCCCTTCACGATCTTAAGAATATTTTGCGCAACCAGCTGGGCCACCTCGGCGGCAAAAACCCTGGAAATCGTTTTAATCCTTTCCGCATCCCTGGCCTTGGATTCAGCCAGCCGCTTTGCCTTGCGCGCCAGGCTGGCGCCGACTTCCACATAGGTCATCATATCGGCCAGTAGAAACATGACATGCTGCTCTTTTGTCAAACGGCGGTCATGAACCAGATCGATGGCACTATTTAAAGCGACCGCAGCCAGCCCATAATAACGGCCGCCGGCATCAGGGGCCGTTTGGTCTAATTTTTCCATTTCAGTTGCCATGGCCCCGTAGTACTCACCTTTTGTTTTACGGGTTTTCTTCCAGCGGAACGTACTGATGATATTTTGCTGGATTTCGCTGGTCCCTTCGTAAATGCAGGTGATTTTGACGTCCCGTTTTATTTTTTCAACTTCGAACTCGGCGATGTATCCGTACCCGCCCAGGGCCTGAATGGCATCGTCCGCCGTTTTGTTGGCGGCTTCGGTTGCAAAGAATTTGGCGATGGACCC is a window encoding:
- the acpP gene encoding acyl carrier protein gives rise to the protein MSVEDKVKKIIAEKLSVELEEVVPEASFVDDLGADSLDLVELIMSMEEEFDIDISDEDAEKLVTVKDAIDYINSH
- the fabF gene encoding beta-ketoacyl-ACP synthase II encodes the protein MDRRVVITGVGLVTPLGIGVNETWTAICAGKSGIGEITRFDTAQYDTKIAGEIKNFNPEDFLPKKEARRMQPFISYAIAAARMALDDSGLVIDSRNADQVGVITGCGLGGLSWLEEHSVLIHEKGPKKVSPFFIPLMIGNMAPGMISIQFGAKGPNVSIATACAAGAHAVGDAYSIIQRGGAEAMIAGGVESVITPTCVAGFNAMKALSTRNGDPQKASRPFDRDRDGFVVGEGCGIVILETLEGALERGAHIYAEMIGYGMSGDGHHITAPSPDGEGAARCMQAALRSAGISYDKVEYINAHGTSTQMNDLFETRAVKTVFKEKAKSIPISSTKSMTGHLLGGAGGVETVFTALTIHDGVIPPTINLDHPGEECDLDYVPHTARKQEVKVAMTNSFGFGGTNASLILSKYFQ
- the fabG gene encoding 3-oxoacyl-[acyl-carrier-protein] reductase, producing MPEDGKRTIVITGGSRGIGRAICLAMAQPESRIYFNFYPEDPAAADTEKEIAALGSEVKSACVNVVSEKEVSEFLDNIIKETGRIDVLVNNAGITRDSLLVRMKEADWDAVLNVNLKGAFHCTRIAAKQMMKQRSGCIINIASIVGVTGNAGQANYVVSKAGIIGLTKTAAKELAPRGITVNAVAPGFIETDMTDALPENIKNAMLGQIPLGRAGKPEDVADMVAFLASEQAAYITGQVIHVSGGMYI
- a CDS encoding AAA family ATPase, with the translated sequence MSEKIIALARQYPVVALTGPRQSGKTTLVREVFPNRAYVNLEDPDTREFAVSDPRRFLESHPEGAILDEVQRVPELFSYIQTRVDASSREGLYILTGSFNFSLMEGISQSLAGRVAILNLLPFSYEELDQADQVSQPLESLLFAGGYPRIYDKQLSP